From one Deinococcus sp. JMULE3 genomic stretch:
- the hpaD gene encoding 3,4-dihydroxyphenylacetate 2,3-dioxygenase has translation MQTPNTIRIAHGIFYVTDLAASRHFYVDLLGLNVLHETEGALYLRANEDREWTLKLELAPEAGVKHLAYRVGTDADLDALTAFLDAQGIPWRWETELDRPRLLRFQDPYGVPVAFYAQSVKHPWLLQDYHLHRGAGLQRIDHINVMTPDVEGVMRWYMDHLGFRLSEYTEDDHGRIWAAWIQRRGSVHDLALTNGAGPRLHHFAYWMPDMGSIIRTCDILAGARMPEHIERGPGRHGVSNAFFLYIRDPDGHRIELYTCDYLTVDPDFEPIRWSLNDPRRQTLWGAKTPKSWFEEGSLLEAFDGGWVQPRESDLKGLPVHVI, from the coding sequence ATGCAGACGCCGAACACCATCCGCATCGCGCACGGCATCTTCTACGTCACCGACCTCGCCGCCTCCCGCCACTTCTACGTGGACCTGCTCGGCCTGAACGTCCTGCACGAGACCGAGGGCGCCCTGTACCTGCGCGCCAACGAGGACCGCGAGTGGACGCTGAAACTCGAACTCGCGCCCGAGGCTGGCGTGAAGCACCTCGCGTACCGCGTCGGCACCGACGCCGACCTGGACGCCCTGACCGCCTTCCTGGACGCGCAGGGCATTCCCTGGCGCTGGGAGACGGAACTCGACCGTCCGCGCCTGCTGCGCTTCCAGGACCCGTACGGCGTGCCCGTCGCGTTCTACGCGCAGTCCGTCAAGCACCCCTGGCTGCTGCAGGACTACCATCTGCACCGCGGCGCGGGCCTGCAACGCATCGACCACATCAACGTCATGACGCCCGACGTGGAAGGCGTGATGCGCTGGTACATGGACCACCTCGGCTTCCGCCTCAGCGAGTACACCGAGGACGACCACGGGCGCATCTGGGCCGCGTGGATTCAGCGGCGCGGCAGCGTCCACGACCTCGCCCTGACGAACGGCGCGGGACCGCGACTGCATCACTTCGCGTACTGGATGCCGGACATGGGGAGCATCATCCGCACCTGCGACATCCTCGCGGGCGCGCGCATGCCCGAACACATCGAGCGCGGCCCGGGCCGCCACGGCGTCAGCAACGCCTTCTTCCTGTACATCCGCGACCCCGACGGGCACCGCATCGAGCTGTACACCTGCGACTACCTGACCGTCGACCCGGACTTCGAACCGATCCGCTGGTCCCTGAACGATCCGCGCCGCCAGACCCTCTGGGGCGCGAAGACCCCGAAAAGCTGGTTCGAGGAAGGCTCCCTGCTCGAAGCCTTCGACGGCGGCTGGGTGCAGCCCCGCGAGAGCGACCTCAAGGGCCTGCCCGTCCACGTGATTTAA
- the hpaB gene encoding 4-hydroxyphenylacetate 3-monooxygenase, oxygenase component, producing MARTGQQFLDRLRLNPPNLYIDGQRVEDATTHPATRNIAHSLAGLYDLQHDPRYRDVLTFEEGGERHATAFMVPRSKDDLRRIGEAHRLRANYSLGTLGRAPDYMNTNVMAAGMASAYFDQCESSGEPGSGRNFSENMRRYFEYVRDHDLCLTHALTNPQVNRGKQASELPDPYIAMGIVEETEAGVIVRGARMLATLPIADEILIFPSTVIKENGDRSRYAIGFGLPTNTPGLYFQCREPFDLGRDVEDHPLSSRFDEQDAFVIFDDVLVPWERVFLMYDMTLANQAYAKTDAVLHMAYQVVNQKVSKTEAFLGLAQSIVDTVGSGQFQHVQSKVSEIIVTLEIMKALEVAAVEGAQLNAYGVMTPARGPLDAARNYYPAIYPRLNEIIQLLGASGIIMMPGKADREGPLGAFIEKHLQATNASAEDRLRLFRLAWDLTLSSFGARQNLYEKHFFGDPIRMHSALYEVYDKQPYVQRIREFIHQPQPNQSKTVAAD from the coding sequence ATGGCCCGTACCGGACAGCAGTTCCTCGACCGCCTGCGCCTGAACCCGCCCAACCTGTACATCGACGGGCAGCGGGTGGAGGACGCCACCACCCACCCCGCCACGCGCAACATCGCCCACTCGCTGGCCGGGCTGTACGACCTGCAGCACGACCCGCGCTACCGCGACGTCCTGACCTTCGAGGAGGGCGGCGAGCGGCACGCGACCGCGTTCATGGTGCCCCGCAGCAAGGACGACCTGCGCCGGATCGGCGAGGCGCACCGCCTCCGCGCGAACTACTCGCTGGGCACGCTGGGCCGCGCGCCGGACTACATGAACACGAACGTCATGGCCGCCGGGATGGCGAGCGCGTACTTCGATCAGTGCGAGTCCAGCGGCGAGCCGGGCTCGGGCCGGAACTTCAGTGAGAACATGCGCCGCTACTTCGAGTACGTGCGCGACCATGACCTGTGCCTCACGCACGCCCTGACGAACCCGCAGGTGAACCGCGGCAAGCAGGCGTCCGAACTGCCCGACCCGTACATCGCCATGGGCATCGTCGAGGAAACCGAGGCTGGTGTGATCGTGCGCGGCGCGCGCATGCTCGCCACCCTCCCGATCGCCGACGAGATCCTGATCTTCCCGTCCACGGTCATCAAGGAGAACGGCGACCGCAGCCGCTACGCCATCGGCTTCGGGCTGCCCACGAACACGCCGGGTCTGTACTTCCAGTGCCGCGAACCCTTCGACCTGGGCCGCGACGTGGAAGACCACCCGCTGTCCAGCCGCTTCGACGAGCAGGACGCGTTCGTGATCTTCGACGACGTCCTCGTGCCGTGGGAGCGGGTGTTCCTGATGTACGACATGACCCTCGCCAACCAGGCGTACGCGAAGACCGACGCCGTGCTGCACATGGCGTACCAGGTCGTGAACCAGAAGGTCAGCAAGACCGAGGCGTTCCTGGGGCTCGCGCAGAGCATCGTGGACACCGTCGGCAGCGGGCAGTTCCAGCACGTGCAGAGCAAGGTCAGCGAGATCATCGTGACCCTGGAGATCATGAAGGCGCTTGAGGTGGCGGCCGTGGAGGGCGCGCAGCTCAACGCGTACGGGGTCATGACGCCCGCGCGCGGCCCGCTGGACGCCGCGCGCAACTACTACCCGGCGATCTACCCGCGCCTGAACGAGATCATCCAGCTCCTCGGCGCGTCCGGGATCATCATGATGCCCGGCAAGGCCGACCGCGAGGGGCCACTCGGGGCGTTCATCGAGAAGCACCTGCAGGCCACGAACGCCAGCGCCGAGGACCGACTCAGACTCTTCCGCCTTGCCTGGGACCTGACCCTGAGCAGCTTCGGCGCGCGACAGAACCTGTACGAGAAGCACTTCTTCGGCGACCCCATCCGCATGCACAGCGCCCTGTACGAGGTCTACGACAAGCAACCCTACGTGCAGCGCATCCGCGAGTTCATCCACCAGCCTCAACCCAACCAGTCCAAAACCGTGGCGGCGGACTGA
- the hpaE gene encoding 5-carboxymethyl-2-hydroxymuconate semialdehyde dehydrogenase, with amino-acid sequence MTTIPSPSPLDALHDRLREPLRHFIGGEWVPAQSGDTFDFHAPSDNRVLGQAASGDARDIDRAAQAAHAAFPAWKALSGKKRRALLYRVADLIEARAHDIAVAESTDTGQPIRFMKSAAVRAAENFRFFADRAEGAQDGLSLPTDGFLNYTVRQPIGPVGVITPWNTPFMLSSWKIAPALAAGCTVVHKPAEWSPVTATILAEIMHEAGIPAGVVNLVHGFGESAGKALTEHPLIRAIAFIGESRTGSLIQKQGSDTLKRVHLELGGKNPVVVFDDADLNRALDAAIFMIYSLNGQRCTSSSRLLVQRGVHDAFVEQLAARVANIRVGDPLDPATEVGPLIHPRQFEKVCSYFDAARADGATIRVGGERLGETGNYVRPTLFTDARNDMRIAQEEIFGPVLTVIPFDTDGDALRLANDVPYGLAAYLWTNDLTRAHTFAHGLDSGMIWVNSENVRHLPTPFGGMKASGIGRDGGDYSFDFYMETKNVAINLNGHRAQQLGMPGKEK; translated from the coding sequence ATGACCACCATTCCGTCCCCGTCCCCACTGGACGCCCTGCATGACCGCCTGCGCGAGCCGCTGCGCCACTTCATCGGCGGCGAGTGGGTGCCCGCCCAGTCCGGCGACACCTTCGACTTCCACGCCCCCAGCGACAACCGCGTGCTGGGACAGGCTGCCAGCGGCGACGCCCGCGACATCGACCGCGCGGCGCAGGCCGCGCACGCCGCCTTCCCCGCCTGGAAAGCCCTGAGCGGCAAGAAACGCCGCGCGCTGCTGTACCGCGTGGCCGACCTGATCGAGGCCCGCGCGCACGACATCGCCGTCGCGGAGAGCACCGATACCGGGCAGCCCATCCGCTTCATGAAGAGTGCCGCCGTGCGCGCCGCCGAGAACTTCCGCTTCTTCGCGGACCGCGCCGAGGGTGCCCAGGACGGCCTGAGCCTGCCCACCGACGGCTTTCTGAACTACACGGTGCGCCAGCCCATCGGGCCGGTCGGCGTGATCACCCCGTGGAACACGCCGTTCATGCTGAGCTCCTGGAAGATCGCGCCTGCGCTGGCCGCCGGGTGCACGGTCGTTCACAAACCCGCCGAGTGGAGCCCCGTGACCGCCACGATCCTCGCGGAGATCATGCACGAGGCCGGCATTCCCGCTGGGGTCGTCAACCTCGTGCACGGCTTCGGCGAGAGCGCCGGGAAGGCCCTGACCGAGCACCCCCTGATCAGAGCCATCGCGTTCATCGGGGAGAGCCGCACCGGCAGCCTGATCCAGAAGCAGGGGTCGGACACCCTCAAACGCGTGCACCTCGAACTGGGCGGGAAGAACCCGGTCGTGGTGTTCGACGACGCCGACCTGAACAGGGCGCTGGACGCCGCGATCTTCATGATCTACTCCCTGAACGGTCAGCGCTGCACGAGTTCCAGCCGCCTGCTCGTCCAGCGCGGCGTGCACGACGCCTTCGTCGAGCAGCTGGCCGCGCGCGTGGCGAACATCCGCGTGGGCGATCCCCTGGACCCCGCCACCGAGGTCGGCCCGCTCATCCACCCCCGTCAGTTCGAGAAGGTCTGCTCGTACTTCGACGCGGCCCGCGCGGACGGCGCGACCATCCGGGTCGGCGGCGAACGCCTCGGCGAGACCGGGAACTACGTGCGCCCCACCCTCTTCACCGACGCGCGCAACGACATGCGCATCGCCCAGGAGGAGATCTTTGGCCCGGTCCTGACCGTCATCCCGTTCGACACGGACGGGGATGCCCTGCGGCTCGCGAACGACGTGCCGTACGGCCTCGCGGCGTACCTGTGGACGAACGACCTGACCCGCGCGCACACCTTCGCGCACGGCCTGGACAGCGGCATGATCTGGGTGAACAGCGAGAACGTCCGCCACCTGCCCACCCCCTTCGGTGGCATGAAGGCCAGCGGCATCGGCCGTGACGGCGGCGACTACTCGTTCGACTTCTACATGGAGACGAAGAACGTCGCCATCAACCTGAACGGGCACCGCGCCCAGCAGCTCGGAATGCCGGGCAAGGAGAAGTGA
- a CDS encoding CdaR family transcriptional regulator: protein MTVTLAALRGTLGLSPTPGAERVGDAEAAVRALPELPAADVRAAFARLQADALRPHLPGLRSLLDGAQRALTHPQPEAALARWLAGVTGGEVTVRASWGDVVAHAGHAPDGAELTEVPLAFERRPVGALHLRADPGWADLAALIAELLRLARLQAAAAGAARRRVGERQFEALLAGDAAQLPPGEGFTVAALRLDGPPPRSARAREARTAQLDVLCSVGEGFFYRRGLTCLTAVRAQGDHDVAAWLWPAADPAGAAALHEALLNATTAAFRLGVSRAHAGAGAAPDALREAAQALSLAPARGAATFTQPDPLRPLLDSPERAAHAADWQARLRAGDPDGKLAATLRAYLGHTGSLAALADEMNLHLNTLRYRLRRAEDLLGGGLSDPAFIARVYLAFGP, encoded by the coding sequence ATGACGGTGACGCTTGCGGCGCTGCGCGGGACGCTGGGCCTCTCCCCCACACCCGGCGCTGAGCGGGTCGGGGATGCAGAGGCTGCCGTCCGGGCACTGCCCGAACTCCCGGCAGCGGATGTCCGCGCCGCGTTCGCGCGCCTCCAGGCCGACGCTCTGAGGCCGCACCTGCCGGGCCTGCGGTCCCTGCTGGACGGCGCGCAGCGCGCCCTGACCCACCCGCAGCCGGAGGCGGCGCTGGCCCGCTGGCTGGCGGGCGTCACGGGCGGCGAGGTGACCGTGCGCGCCAGCTGGGGTGACGTCGTGGCGCACGCCGGGCACGCTCCGGACGGCGCGGAACTGACCGAGGTGCCCCTGGCGTTCGAGCGGCGTCCGGTCGGGGCCCTGCACCTACGGGCCGATCCCGGCTGGGCGGATCTGGCGGCACTGATCGCGGAGCTGCTGCGCCTCGCCCGGCTTCAGGCCGCGGCAGCGGGCGCGGCGCGGCGGCGGGTGGGCGAGCGGCAGTTCGAGGCCCTGCTTGCCGGGGACGCGGCCCAACTCCCGCCCGGTGAGGGCTTCACGGTCGCCGCGCTGCGCCTGGACGGCCCGCCCCCGCGTTCCGCCCGCGCGCGCGAGGCCCGCACGGCGCAGCTGGACGTGCTGTGCAGTGTCGGCGAGGGCTTCTTCTACCGCCGGGGCCTGACCTGCCTGACCGCTGTGCGCGCCCAGGGGGACCATGACGTGGCCGCGTGGCTGTGGCCCGCCGCCGATCCCGCCGGGGCGGCCGCGTTGCACGAGGCGCTGCTGAACGCCACGACCGCCGCCTTCCGGCTGGGGGTCAGCCGCGCGCACGCGGGGGCCGGGGCCGCACCGGACGCGCTGCGCGAGGCGGCGCAGGCCCTGAGTCTCGCCCCGGCGCGCGGGGCCGCCACCTTCACACAACCGGACCCGCTGCGGCCCCTGCTGGACAGCCCGGAGCGGGCCGCGCACGCCGCCGACTGGCAGGCCCGACTGCGCGCCGGGGACCCAGACGGGAAACTGGCCGCCACGCTGCGCGCGTACCTGGGCCACACGGGCTCACTGGCCGCGCTGGCAGATGAGATGAACCTGCACCTGAACACCCTGCGCTACCGCCTGCGCCGCGCCGAGGATCTGCTGGGCGGAGGGCTGAGCGACCCGGCGTTCATCGCGCGGGTGTACCTCGCGTTCGGACCGTGA
- a CDS encoding alginate O-acetyltransferase AlgF — protein sequence MKTAQTKTALAALLLLGAAHAQEALYAPAPPAGSAFVRVVTVDGGRAVTLDGRPFLSAAAPRTVSPYQIVPQGPHTLRAGTATLTLNVQGGAYHTLVLRGGKLSALEAEQPAGLTKARLTLYNLSDAPATLSTADGRTPLIRDVAPGSVRALSVNAVSAALGVFGSGKALNTFPAEALRAGASYSAFVFGRGAARTAIWVQPTVK from the coding sequence ATGAAGACTGCCCAGACCAAGACTGCCCTGGCCGCCCTGCTGCTCCTGGGTGCCGCCCACGCCCAGGAGGCCCTCTACGCCCCCGCCCCGCCCGCCGGGTCCGCCTTCGTGCGGGTCGTGACCGTGGACGGTGGCCGCGCCGTCACCCTGGACGGCCGCCCCTTCCTGAGCGCCGCCGCGCCCCGCACGGTCAGCCCCTACCAGATCGTCCCGCAGGGCCCGCACACCCTGCGCGCCGGGACCGCCACCCTGACCCTGAACGTTCAGGGCGGCGCGTACCACACCCTGGTCCTGCGCGGCGGGAAACTCAGCGCCCTGGAGGCCGAACAGCCCGCCGGGCTCACGAAAGCCCGCCTGACCCTGTACAACCTCAGCGACGCGCCCGCCACCCTCTCGACCGCCGACGGCCGCACGCCCCTGATCAGGGACGTCGCGCCCGGCAGCGTCCGCGCGCTGAGCGTGAACGCCGTCAGTGCCGCCCTGGGCGTGTTCGGCAGCGGCAAGGCCCTGAACACCTTCCCGGCCGAGGCCCTGCGTGCCGGGGCGAGCTACAGCGCGTTCGTGTTCGGGCGCGGCGCTGCCCGCACCGCCATCTGGGTGCAACCCACCGTCAAATAA